One window from the genome of Rhodobacteraceae bacterium S2214 encodes:
- a CDS encoding DUF599 domain-containing protein, which translates to MQMIEHLALLTYWDAVAAAFLGFAYFILGWMIEHPPKSRPSVTKIMSDNRREWLRVFIGREPRIFDSQIMGSLRQGTAFFASTCIFAIGGVFALIANTDPLQGVAAEISTDDIPIVVWQVKLGLVALMLTNGFLKFVWANRIFGYCSVMMAAVPNDPNHPDAMGRAMQAAELNIRAAINFNRGLRSMYFALGGLAWLVGSTAFILATLAVIWLVWSREFASLPRDILLGKYP; encoded by the coding sequence ATGCAAATGATCGAACACCTTGCCTTGTTGACCTATTGGGATGCCGTCGCTGCTGCATTCCTAGGTTTTGCTTATTTTATATTGGGTTGGATGATCGAACATCCGCCGAAATCGCGACCGTCCGTGACGAAAATCATGTCCGATAACCGGCGCGAATGGCTGCGGGTTTTTATCGGCAGAGAGCCGCGAATCTTCGACAGTCAGATCATGGGCAGCTTGCGGCAGGGCACTGCGTTCTTTGCATCGACCTGCATTTTCGCCATTGGTGGCGTTTTTGCTCTGATCGCGAATACGGACCCATTGCAGGGGGTCGCCGCAGAAATTTCGACTGACGACATCCCGATTGTTGTCTGGCAGGTAAAGCTGGGTCTTGTGGCCCTTATGCTCACCAACGGCTTCCTGAAATTCGTCTGGGCCAACCGGATTTTCGGCTATTGTTCGGTCATGATGGCAGCTGTTCCAAACGATCCAAATCATCCTGATGCGATGGGACGTGCTATGCAGGCCGCGGAATTGAATATCCGCGCTGCGATCAACTTTAATCGCGGGCTGCGGTCGATGTACTTTGCTTTGGGTGGATTGGCGTGGCTGGTCGGGTCAACCGCCTTCATCTTGGCCACGCTTGCAGTGATCTGGCTTGTCTGGTCACGAGAATTTGCATCGCTTCCGCGTGATATCTTGTTAGGCAAGTACCCATGA